In Deltaproteobacteria bacterium, the following proteins share a genomic window:
- a CDS encoding 50S ribosomal protein L24 has translation MQHPRYKIKKGDQVMVMAGRERGKTGRVARVIREKGKVVVEKLNMVKRHQRPTQKHRHGGIIEKEAPLAISNVMIICDKCKGPVRVGKRFLDDGTKVRYCKKCGEVLDK, from the coding sequence ATGCAGCACCCGAGATACAAGATAAAGAAAGGCGACCAGGTGATGGTCATGGCGGGCCGCGAGCGCGGCAAGACCGGCAGGGTCGCGCGCGTCATAAGGGAGAAGGGCAAGGTGGTGGTCGAGAAGCTCAACATGGTCAAGCGCCACCAGCGGCCCACCCAGAAGCACCGCCACGGCGGCATCATCGAGAAGGAGGCCCCGCTGGCCATCTCCAACGTGATGATCATCTGCGACAAGTGCAAGGGGCCCGTGCGCGTGGGCAAACGCTTTCTCGACGACGGCACCAAGGTCAGGTACTGCAAAAAGTGCGGCGAGGTATTGGACAAATGA
- a CDS encoding 50S ribosomal protein L14, protein MIQMQTRLNVADNSGARKVSCIKVIGASGKKFARIGDIVVASVKEAIADSKVKKGSVVRAVVVRTVKGTRRPDGSYIKFDENSVVLVNKDNEPVGTRIFGPVARELRAKKFMKIVSLAPEVL, encoded by the coding sequence ATGATACAGATGCAGACCAGGCTCAACGTGGCCGACAACTCGGGCGCCAGGAAAGTCTCCTGTATCAAGGTCATAGGCGCATCGGGCAAGAAGTTCGCCCGCATAGGCGACATCGTCGTGGCCAGCGTAAAGGAGGCCATAGCCGACTCGAAGGTGAAGAAGGGCTCGGTGGTGAGGGCCGTGGTGGTCCGCACCGTCAAGGGTACGCGCCGTCCCGACGGCAGCTACATAAAGTTCGACGAGAATTCGGTGGTCCTGGTGAACAAGGACAACGAGCCCGTGGGCACCCGCATCTTCGGTCCCGTGGCCAGAGAGCTCCGCGCCAAGAAGTTCATGAAGATAGTCTCGCTCGCGCCGGAGGTCCTCTGA
- a CDS encoding 30S ribosomal protein S17, producing the protein MSAKKGTKKRLTGSVVSDAMDKTVVVSITTLVKHPLYKKFVRRRVKYMAHDENNQYKVGDRVVISEVRPLSRRKRWRVAALVESAK; encoded by the coding sequence ATGTCGGCTAAGAAAGGCACGAAGAAACGCCTGACCGGCAGCGTGGTGAGCGACGCCATGGACAAGACCGTGGTGGTCTCCATCACGACGCTCGTCAAGCATCCGCTCTACAAGAAGTTCGTCAGGCGGCGCGTGAAGTACATGGCCCATGACGAGAACAACCAGTACAAGGTGGGCGACAGGGTCGTCATAAGCGAGGTGCGGCCTCTGAGCCGCCGCAAGCGCTGGCGTGTGGCCGCCCTGGTGGAGAGTGCGAAATGA
- a CDS encoding 50S ribosomal protein L29, translated as MKARELREMTLDELRSREAELAKECFNLRMQHATGQLENPLKLRMIRRDIARVKTVKAQKEREAQDVG; from the coding sequence ATGAAGGCCAGGGAACTGAGAGAGATGACCCTTGACGAGCTCAGGAGCAGGGAGGCCGAGCTCGCCAAGGAGTGCTTCAACCTGAGGATGCAGCACGCCACGGGCCAGCTCGAGAATCCGCTGAAGCTGCGCATGATCAGAAGGGACATCGCAAGGGTCAAGACCGTCAAGGCTCAGAAGGAGAGAGAGGCGCAAGATGTCGGCTAA
- a CDS encoding 50S ribosomal protein L16 produces the protein MLMPKKVKHRKQQRGRRRGLAHRGATLSFGDFGLKAVGRGWISTRQIEAARIAMTRHIKRGGKIWIRIFPDKPITKKPAETRMGSGKGAPEDWVAVVKPGRVLYEMEGVAEPVAREAFRLAAHKLSIPTKFVKREAL, from the coding sequence ATGTTGATGCCCAAGAAGGTAAAGCACAGGAAACAGCAGAGGGGCAGGCGCCGCGGGCTTGCGCACCGGGGCGCGACGCTCAGCTTCGGCGACTTCGGCCTCAAGGCCGTGGGCCGCGGCTGGATATCGACCAGACAGATCGAGGCCGCCAGGATCGCCATGACCCGTCATATAAAGAGGGGCGGCAAGATCTGGATCAGGATATTCCCCGACAAGCCCATAACGAAGAAGCCGGCCGAGACCCGCATGGGCAGCGGCAAGGGCGCCCCCGAGGACTGGGTGGCCGTGGTCAAACCCGGCAGGGTGCTCTACGAGATGGAGGGCGTGGCCGAGCCCGTGGCCAGAGAGGCCTTCAGGCTCGCGGCCCACAAGCTCTCCATCCCGACCAAGTTCGTAAAGAGGGAAGCCCTATGA
- a CDS encoding 30S ribosomal protein S3, whose protein sequence is MGQKVHPIGFRLGVCKDWSSRWYGGKEYKSLLHEDIRIRDFIKKRLYHAGISKIEIERRSNKVRVIIRTARPGIVIGKRGSEIDVLKRHLVKLVGKDVEVDIVEVRKPDLEAQLVAENVALQLERRVSFRRAMKKAVTTSRRMGAAGIKVMCSGRLGGTEIARREWYREGRVPLHTLRADIDYGLAEAKTTYGVIGVKVLIYKGEVMRPRGEGAGTARQS, encoded by the coding sequence TTGGGTCAGAAGGTGCATCCCATAGGCTTCAGGCTCGGCGTCTGCAAGGACTGGAGCTCGAGGTGGTACGGCGGCAAGGAGTACAAGAGCCTTCTTCACGAAGACATAAGGATAAGAGACTTCATCAAGAAGAGGCTCTACCACGCCGGCATATCTAAGATAGAGATAGAGCGCCGTTCCAACAAGGTGCGCGTCATCATCCGCACGGCGAGGCCTGGCATCGTCATCGGCAAGCGCGGCTCGGAGATAGACGTGCTCAAGCGTCATCTCGTCAAGCTCGTGGGCAAGGACGTGGAGGTCGACATAGTGGAGGTGAGGAAGCCGGACCTCGAGGCCCAGCTCGTGGCCGAGAACGTGGCGCTCCAGCTCGAAAGGCGGGTCTCCTTCCGCAGGGCCATGAAGAAGGCGGTCACCACGTCCAGGCGCATGGGCGCCGCCGGCATAAAGGTCATGTGCTCGGGCCGTCTCGGCGGGACCGAGATAGCCAGGCGCGAGTGGTACCGCGAGGGGCGCGTCCCTCTCCACACCCTGCGCGCCGACATAGATTACGGGCTCGCCGAGGCCAAGACCACCTACGGGGTCATCGGAGTGAAGGTCCTCATCTACAAGGGCGAGGTCATGAGGCCCAGGGGCGAGGGCGCCGGCACGGCCCGTCAGTCATAG
- a CDS encoding 50S ribosomal protein L22: protein MEARAVARYIGVSPQKARLVVDRIRGRKVDEALAMLELINKAVSRDVSKVLRSAVANAENTKNLDVDRLYVKKAFVDQGPSQKRLRARAMGRGNVIKRRTSHITIVVEEAKEGR, encoded by the coding sequence ATGGAAGCGAGAGCCGTAGCCAGGTATATAGGCGTCTCGCCGCAGAAGGCGAGACTGGTGGTGGACCGGATAAGGGGCAGGAAGGTGGACGAGGCCCTTGCCATGCTGGAGCTCATCAACAAGGCCGTAAGCCGCGACGTCTCGAAGGTGCTCCGCAGCGCCGTGGCCAACGCCGAGAACACGAAGAACCTCGATGTCGACAGGCTCTACGTGAAGAAGGCCTTCGTCGACCAGGGCCCTTCCCAAAAGCGTCTGCGCGCCCGGGCCATGGGCCGCGGAAACGTCATAAAGAGGAGGACCAGCCACATCACCATCGTCGTTGAAGAGGCGAAGGAAGGGAGGTAG
- a CDS encoding 30S ribosomal protein S19 — MEKIEREGESKSRKVIKTWSRRSMIVPEMVGHTIAVHNGKKFIPVFITENMIGHKLGEFSPTRTFHGHAGLKKSKVGR, encoded by the coding sequence ATGGAGAAGATAGAGCGGGAAGGAGAGTCCAAGAGCAGGAAGGTCATAAAGACCTGGTCGCGCAGGTCCATGATCGTGCCCGAGATGGTGGGGCACACCATAGCGGTCCACAACGGCAAGAAGTTCATCCCCGTCTTCATAACGGAGAACATGATAGGCCACAAGCTCGGCGAGTTCTCGCCGACACGCACCTTTCACGGCCACGCGGGGCTCAAGAAATCAAAGGTGGGCAGGTAA
- a CDS encoding 50S ribosomal protein L2, whose product MPIKTYKPTSPGRRTMTTVVCEGLADKRPERSLTAPHRRKGGRNCYGRITVRWIGGGHKRIYRVIDFKRDKRGVPARVAALEYDPNRSANIALLHYADGEKRYIIAPDGLKPGDTVMAGEDAEIRAGNALPLRKVPLGSFIHNVEMKVGKGGQLVRSAGGYAQLMAKEGKYATIKLPSGEMRLVLQECYATIGQIGNSDHENVTYGKAGRVRWLGRRPHVRGTCMNPVDHPHGGGEGKSKGGNQPQSPWGVPAKGYKTRRRKQSDKYILSRKKGRK is encoded by the coding sequence ATGCCGATCAAGACTTACAAACCCACGTCTCCGGGTCGCAGGACCATGACCACCGTCGTCTGCGAGGGCCTTGCCGACAAGCGTCCCGAGCGCAGTCTCACGGCGCCGCACAGGCGCAAGGGGGGACGCAACTGCTACGGCAGGATCACGGTGCGCTGGATAGGCGGAGGCCACAAGAGGATATACAGGGTCATAGACTTCAAGCGCGACAAGCGCGGCGTGCCCGCCAGGGTGGCGGCCCTCGAGTACGACCCGAACCGCTCGGCCAACATCGCGCTCCTCCACTACGCCGACGGCGAGAAGCGCTACATCATAGCGCCCGATGGGCTCAAGCCGGGCGATACGGTCATGGCCGGCGAGGACGCCGAGATACGGGCGGGCAACGCGCTGCCGCTTCGCAAGGTGCCGCTCGGCTCCTTCATCCACAACGTGGAGATGAAGGTCGGCAAGGGGGGGCAGCTTGTGCGAAGCGCCGGCGGCTATGCGCAGCTCATGGCCAAGGAAGGCAAGTATGCGACCATAAAGCTCCCTTCCGGCGAGATGAGACTCGTCCTCCAGGAGTGTTACGCCACCATCGGCCAGATAGGCAACAGCGACCACGAGAACGTCACATACGGCAAGGCCGGCAGGGTGCGCTGGCTCGGACGCCGCCCCCACGTCAGGGGCACCTGCATGAATCCGGTGGACCATCCCCACGGCGGAGGAGAGGGCAAGAGCAAGGGCGGCAACCAGCCCCAGAGCCCGTGGGGCGTGCCGGCCAAGGGCTACAAGACGAGAAGGCGCAAGCAGAGCGACAAGTACATCCTGTCCAGGAAGAAAGGGAGGAAGTAG